The following nucleotide sequence is from Paralichthys olivaceus isolate ysfri-2021 chromosome 22, ASM2471397v2, whole genome shotgun sequence.
AGCTTTCAGCTTGTCATGTAGTCGTGTTCATCCTATATatctcattttctttaacataaaGAATTTCCATTTGgactgtttacatttatattgtaaacatttaattgaattcctttttgtattttatgtaaatttTGGTcgtccagaaaggacagcacaagaatttcagtTCACAGGGAAACGTGTGTTCTCGTTTTTGAcgataaaaaatatttgaatcttCATTCTACAACTGCGGAGCGGTGCATCCGTATTCAGCGGTGACGCTGGTATGCACGATACCTTCATGGAAAAGTCAACACGGCATCTGCTCCTGTTTGTGGAGCATCGTGTGCGCTGCAGTCATCTGGAAATCAAACATTATGAGGGTGAACGTGAAGCTTCTCAGAGATGACAGCAGCCGAGCAGCTCCACGACCGATCTGACTTCCAAAGcatgaaaagaggaaagagaggaaagagcagATATCGCCAAGAAAAAGTTGTGCAACAGTTTTCAAGGAAGAGAACGAGCAGCTCAAGACTCGGTCAcgaggggtgaggaggggaaTATTCCGGTAAAGAGCCACGGTCTTGTTGAAACATGACCCCTGGCGTCATACCTCTGCTGGTGTACATTGCTCTCGTCTTGAACAGATTTACATCATATTCCTCTTTCCACATTTCAGAGGGACAGAACGTACTCAGTTACAAAAGGTGTGAAGTTTCAGAAGTAGAATTTTATTTAACtctgtctttcctctttttcattgttTGGTCGCATGCTCAGAGGGGAGCAGTAAAACATAAGGGCTTTAAAGCTGGACTACATTTTCAACCTGGCCCAAGTCTGCAGTTTCAATAAGCGCAATGAAACGTTGGAATTGTACAACTCAGCAATCGCGCTCAAACAAAATAGTTTCTGGCAACGTGAGAAAGCTGCTTTTAGCAGAAAAACTCATCCATGCATGTGAAAATGGGTAAAACCTAAGAAATGTGGTAGAatctctcaacacacacacgcgagTTTGAATATTGTCGAGATAAAATCAAGTGCCGCCATCAAACCTGATCTCTCAACTTCACACGGCTAAAACTTTCACTGTTTCAAAGTTCTTTTAGGCGTCAGCATAAGTAAAATACTCCACAGAGAAAAGGACACAGTCCAATATTTGCAAAAGagtcaataaaaaaagtttcaaattgACTTTACAGTAAACATGCACAGTCACCACACAGCACCACAGGAACCACTTGTCTTTGGACAACACTGTGACTTTAGGGTGTTTCCTGTCAAAGTCTGTGACAGTATCACCTGGAAGTGGATCCACGTAATGAAGCATCTTTATTGTGACTGTCAGGAAGCAGCCGTGCAAGATGAACCCTTGTTGTTGTCCATCTAAAATGTGCTCGTgagcagacagaggagagatttAAAGGCTTGAGGGGTTAAACTTTTCCCCCTCGGAGCCACACCAGCATCAAATCTTCTGCCTCCTGTGTCCGCTACTTGCCATGCTTCCCGGGTTTGGCATTAGAACTCGAGTTGGTGACCGAATCCTGGTCTTTGTCCTTGAGCATGACAGCATCCGCTTCTTTTTCCTTCTCGCGACTGTTGTGGCTGTTCTGTCGGCTCTTCCTGTTCGACAGGTCTATCCCCGTGCCCTCAAACAAGCGGGCCATGAACTCAAACCCCTCCCGACGAATGTAAGACTTTCCTGCGAAGAAGTAGAGGATCGGGTTGATGGAGCTGCTGATGAAGGCTATGGAGGAGGTGACTGCACGGCTTTTGCTCCAGATAGTATGAAGCCTGGTGGGTGGAGGAGTGAACAGAGAGTAAATAGTTTTAACATTGTAGAAAATGCATTtacttgtttgttgttgttgctctaCATTTACGCCTGCCGCTCTCTCTAAGGTCAGCAGGAAACATACCGACACTGATCAAGAAAAATAGACAGAAACTCTTTTTGTCTATCGCGCAATCATCCCATTGGGTCTTAAGGACACTTCGACATACAGATTGAAGGAGTCGGAATCAAACTGCCAACCTTCCGATGATGGACAACCCGCTTTACCAGCCACAAGCACCCAAACACACTGTACCTAGTTTATTCATGTGCTCTGGAAAGGAAGTCACAGTTGCTAGCTAAGTTAACTGAAGCACATTTGACCCAACGTAATTCTCTGTTAAAAGTTCAGTGAGtaagatttagtgacatctagtggtgaagtgtcatgttgcagctgaacacccctcccctccccctctccttccaaacacgaagaagaacctgtggcagcttcagtcgtcataaaaactcaaaaggttttagtttgttcagtctggactaatgtaaacaacatggcggcctccgtagagagggtctcctcgatgtaaatataaagtatttaaatataaactttgagggtaaagaaaacaacacttcatacaatttaaatgaaacacactcgtgaaaacatcatgaggattatttcatattcaatttctgccgatagatccctttcatcagaatcttacacactggacctttaagccaCGCCTTGTTTTCATCTGACTTTAAAAACACTCATTGATTAACGAGCTTTACAGCTAAGATAAGCTAATCTCCGCACAAACGCTATTGATTAGCGTCTGTTTGACTTTAGAACTTTAATTGTCTGTATGATCACTtacgtttttcttttttcagtgtcttTCATCAAAGCCCATGCAACCTGggagcaacacaaacatgtttgattaGTAAACGAGTGTTCAGCTGTTCAAACCTTCATTGATGAGAAAATACACGTAAAGACCGAATGTGCTCAATGTTCTTAATGAGACATGTGTCACGTGGTAAAGCAAGAGGCGTGACGAACCTGCACCATGTTGATGATGTGGTATGGCAGCCACAGCAGGCAGAAGGTCAACACGATGGCCAGGATGAGCTTCTCACTGCGAATCCTACGCTGGAACTTGCTCTGTCGGATCCGACGTAAGATGCAGATGTAGCTGAATAAAATGACCCCATATGGAATAAAGCAGCCCAACACGAGCTCCAGCATGTACTGCATGACTGTCTGTGAAGGGGAGACGAGGTGAGGACAGAGGGACATAGGATTTAACATTAAGACATTCTGCATCATGTGAAATCAAATGCAGGCATCGGACAATCTTCCTATTTCCCAAACAAGAGGCCAAACACATCCAAACCATAGACTTCATGCAAGATGGACGACGCAGCTCCACTTCCTTtaactgtccagaaatgaagctaaactATGCCGGCcggccaccaggtggcgatcgaaACACTCTGGcgtcacttttggggagctgtcatgtcgtccatctttatatacatggaACGATCTGAGGCAAGTCCAGTTGTCTTTGAATCTGCTGTTCTATGTTTCCTGTGACTTTATCGCCCATTTTACTTTAGTGATTGCAAAGTAATTCTGTTTTACCTGGGGCCCTCAAAGGGAAACCCTGAAACGGTTCTGATTGGGCAATGCCAACCACAACCCACCAAATGTATTGGCAATACAGCAACATGGTAAACAACTAAATTTACAGTAGTAATGGGTCGTATGTCTGTTTCTACTATTCAGTCACAGATTTAGGAGACTGGGCCTCCTCAGTGAATAGAAGAGAATATACTGAGGATCTTCTTCACTCACTTCGCTGTCATATAGATGGTATGAGTCGCACACTTTTTTATTCCCACTCTTCTCCACTCTTCTGTAGATCATCGCAGGAACCGAGGCGACGATCACCAACAGCCACACCACAGCCAGCATCCGCACTGTCGTCCTTCGGCCTGTGATGGCGCTAATGCGCACCGGCCACACGATAGCCACCAGCCTGTAGAGACTCATCAGCATGATGAGGTGGATGGAGGCGTACATGTTGGCCAGACACAGGTAGAAGACGATCTTGCACATCACCTCCGTAAACACCCAGTTCTTCAAAACCAGGTAGATGATGAAGAACGGGGTGAGGGCCATCAGTGAGCCGTCCGCGATAGCCAGGTTGAGGATGAGGAGAGTGGTGATGGACTGCTTCCTAGCACGAGCCAGGATGCTCCAGATGACGAAGACATTTCCGGGGAAGCCCAAGACGAATGTGAGGCTCAGGATGAGGGCGCCCATGGTGGTGCCGGTGCTGCTGTCCAAGATGCTCttgtctgttgtgttgttgactAAGGAGTTGTTCAAGCTGTAGTTTTGGGCCATTTTTGTTCCCTGTCAAAGTGAGAACATTGGTGAATGACTTTGTTTGAAGGTCCATTTACTTCAACTAGAGCAGTGCccattgtaaacctgcctgtctgagtgttctgttgtctttgAGGCTCCGCAGCCGCTTCACAATTATTCCTGGTTAGTGAGTCCTGTCGCGTCTGTGCTGCTTGTGTGCAGGGCCTCTGGTAAACAGTCTGTGATGCAGAGTGAAGTCAGGAAACTGTACCTTCATCCTATCTGGTTTGTCTGCAATCATGAAATggaactgaatttgctttactACTGTTCACATGTGAGGCTTATACGTTTGAATGATTGGCCTAAACACATTGAACGTCAGGTATTTCAAATGTCTGCAAATCAAAAAAAGGACATTTCCTGTTATATGGTTGATAAAACGTGAACAAAGCAAAGCTCACAGGTTAGTTTTTTTGAAATTCCTAATCAATATGAGTCAGTGTTTCCCTGAAAATGAACGATGGAAACATTTCTTTCAAGACACAGCTCTTGAATCGTGTCGTATTTGGCACAAGCCCAGGTTTGAAAATACAAGTATGTATTTGTGTAGAATATATGTGGGAGTGTGGCGCAAGTTTAACAAGTTTTAACGGTGGTTCTTAATTCCTGAACGACGAGACCAGACACGAGCGGAGAGCAACAgacatgtgtcagtgtttgagcAAAGATTCAGGTTAATGCTCTCACTGTTCCTCTATAAGCCTGACagataaaatgaatttattgcaaaattcaaacacaaaaatttgaaatgatttacaCTGGACAAAGATTTTTTAGAAATATGATCAAGAGGAAAGAAAGTATAAGATCAGGCAGAGTacgtaaaatataaatacagcaaAAATAGACAAGAAACACAGTAAAATATGATCATTTAATTACAGTCGCTCTGCAAACTGAGGttttacaataaaacacattcttcTGTGCACTGGATATTACTACTACAATCTGTTTCTTTAATTAGCTCcactttgaataaaatataacttacctgTAAATTAAATTCAGACAATTTCTATGATATAACTCTAACAGAGGTTTACAATTAGAGAGGCTTACAACAGTGGATGTTGAAGCAGCGATGCACTCGTTTCTTTAAACTAAATGAAATTAGGATCATGTTTTGATGTAGAGTAATAATTGCAAGTGAGTGTAAATCTttcatattctgtatttttcctATTACTCTGCAAATCCTATAACCACTGATATAAACTAACATTGATCCTGATGAGATGTTTGATATTGTCGCTTCCCTTGTTGCCCTGAAGATCAGTTGTTTACACCTAAAGTAAATATCCATCCACAGTCTAAAATAGTCCCTCGACAAAGGCACTGTTTTCTCCTTCTTGAGTAACGTTTGCTAAAAACAGAGTTCGGATCAATGTATTAGAAACAATGGCCCCTGTGCGTGAACGGGCTCCTGCTTGGcaacatgtgttttaaaactatttaatgTTACTGGAAAACGTTTTCAACAGTAACATGTCGTCACTTGCAGAACATATCTTGACTATTGGTACGAGATCACACCCTGAAGACGGCTGACGCTGTCAGAGCTCCTGTTCTTAATCATTCACACCCTCATCAACAAACCTTTTCTATGAGCACGTCGTGCTGCGATTAAGGATTCAAACGTTGTCAGAGTGCGGTCACCAAGGTGACAAACAGAGGCAGGGACCTTCCTCCGTCATGTGTTGTTTAATGTGTTATACTATAGAGACACACACTAAGCACAGTTCTTATAGCAGCAGAACTGTATTTATATCACTAAGTACAAGCAGTAGTGCAAATACTGTTGTACAATAAACAAGAAACTCTTTATACTTCATTTGACTTTTTGGGACTTTGGAAACGTTAGGTGATATTTATGGAAATCAGCAGCTAATAATctttaagaaataataaaagttattagactgtttatttattcaggggttttctttgctttgttgtTCATTTTTAGTTTCATTCCAAGAACAGACCTCGGTTTTTAGacaacttaaacttaaactccTAAATAAAAGAATACTGTGGAGTCGGGTTGATTCAGATTTACTTATGGGGGAACTTTTAAACTATAGAAGTTGACCGACATGATTTAATtggaaattaagaaaaacaattGGTTCAAGAGAATTCAGACATGCACGAGATTTATGCTAGAAATTCAAAACGCtctcatttatttctgtttgagTTTCAAGTACACTGTAGACACACTCCTCTCAAATGAATCACTGCCGAAGAATAGACTGAAGACGTGTAACCGCATGGCCAGTGTGTACAGAGAGCCGGTCCGACCACATTGACAGCGACATCAAACAACGGCATACACTGAAACAGTGACATATTGTGCAACGGCCCAACGGTGACACACTACACCAACAACAAGCAGCTTGTTGACATCGCTGTCATTTTGAttcttctctgttttaactTCTCTGTGGTCGGCAGGgttcctctccacctccacatTTGATTGTGTTTAATCATAATTGGTACACACAGAAGTCCCTGAGACACGAGCGAGCTCATTGCACAACTTCActgaaaaggtgtgtgtgtgtgtgtgtgtgtgtgcattgtgtgaCTCATGCACATACCTGCTGAAACACTCCATGTACACAGGAATGGAGCAACGCACAATAAACAATAGTGACACAGGTTAAGTTGACGCGTTGATGAAATCTGAACAAATCGCAGGTGTCAAACGAACCAAACTATAATGTCTCGACGCACAAtgacacacaatgacacacaacaGCGGGCTGAAGGAAATAacacttcagcagcagcagagctctgATTAACCGCCGTGATTTGCAGCCGTTGTAACCACAGAGttgtcactgacacacaaacaaacacacactcgtgaatgagacacacactcaccaggGCATCAGGCGTAAATCCAAAGACACCAAAAACTGGAGAAGAAGTCAGATTGTATattctttccctcctcttctctctcccacacacatttTCCTCCCAGCCAGTtactctccctctttctttctatctctccCTCCGTGTCTCTCCATTGATGTGTCATGCTTGCTGTAACATGTATTTGCAGTgaatggggggtgggggggggtgggaggCGTGTCGGCGTTCTCTGGCCTGCCTCTGCCCTGCCGGCCTGTCAAGCTTCCTCACGTGTTGAGTGAATGATTCCACCTGTGCAGCGTCCACTTCAACGTTTAGCTCATCCAAAGTACATCTTCTACTTTCCCATAGTTCCACTCGTCCACTGGATTCAGACGCTGAACCCTCAACACACTCAGATCCGACAACAGCCATTGGTTCCAGCTGGATGGGGTTGAGGTTGCAGGTAAATCACAATCTCGGAGCCCATCGACGATCATCTCAAGACAAGTGAGGCTCTTGGGGGCAATGGCCAATGTTGCAGGGGAGCGGACGGCGGTGTCCGGGTCAACTCTCGCTGTACACGTTCAAGTCCAGTGAGTCCACACCAGTCGGACTTGaacgtttctccacacaaaacacgaACAGAGCTTCTTGTTGGTGTTCAGACGAGGTTTTGGCTCATCTCTATTAGCAGCTATGGATAAATCCTTTCCTGATCCCACTGGACATTCAGGCCTCCTGAAGAGTTACTGAGGTAAAAGTAAACATTAAGCTTAAACACACAAAGTCACCTCGGATCAAACGTCGCGTGCTAACAGACTCCTCTGCATGGGGGTGTGATCTGCAGCATTGAGGTTCATTAATAAGtgaaattaaaaagctgatgcATCTCAGTCCGTGTGTTgcgtctctttttctctccacagactgtttacctgcaggcaaccaaagcTGCTCAAACCTGATTGCTCAAGATGCAGAAACCAGAAGCTCCCTCACGCAGCAGTCCTCGATGCAGCCCCTGCAGTAACTCAATTCttttttaatgataatttaCTTAACGGGCTCCTTTATGAGATCCAGACACACGGAGCCACACATGGTCCAGGCGGCCTCTGTGTTTCACTAACGAGCAGTCCCACAGGGGGACAGGAGAGTAACTGGGTTTCATCTACTGGAGCGGGAGGAACAGGTTGGATCAGTGaggagtatatatatatatttatatacatatgaTGAATATCCTCTTGTAAAACAATCTGTCACTTTGTtaagaaatgtagaaataaagtttatgatgataattatttttaaatgcatcttATAATCACTTTTTTGAAGTCAGAGAAAGTTACTGTGTGATTGTGATgcatatttcatcattattttatatttcttgcttctctgttttttaaacttcttCAGACAAAGATAAAAGTTTTATTATACTTTTATctactattattaattattattattatgaaacaCATTAGTCAGGGAGGGAGAAGTATTTGCCAAATAAATGGTAAAATAAGGAATAAGACAGGAGAttgtataaatacacattaacTGAGGCAGTAACACGAAGGTCATATTTTTGACAAAGTTCATACAGTTTGTTGAAGACTTGTAAACGTCTTGATTGTCGTCAGTTGTTACTTTATTCATTCTTACAAGTGCGTACATCAGCTCAGCATTCAGGTTAACACATGAGAAAAGTCTGGGAGCTGATAAATGTGCAGAAAAGGTTCAGAGAGTACATGATGCAGCCCAGAGGTACTGCAGACCTCCCAGGAAAATAACAAGGCCTGTTTGTGTCAAGGAAAATTAAACCCAAgaacaaaagattaaaaaaaggttttaaaaaaaaccctgtggAATCAGAAACTGTACAAATCAAGGTTTCGTAGTTGCAACTGGGTCTGACTGTTTCAGTGGCATCTGATTTAACAAAGCATGTTGCTGCTGTAGGGAGCCCCCTGTTAACCAGAGCTTGTAGGTGCAGTTCAAACATACATTCATGAAGCCCTTAGAAGAACAGACGGATTAACTCTTGACTCTGGTACCTCATATTTTATCAATCAAAATATAATATAGAGCAGAAAAGTTAGTCACTGGCTGGTgaacatttagcagctaaaaaGATTTTCCAGCATAAATgttggaaacaaaaaaacaagctgtGAAAATGGAGTAAACGTTATATGTTTCCAGGTTGTTCCACTGCCACCTAGTGGCCAGGAAATCAGTTACTTCAGTTTTAAAAGTTTGCTTCCCTCAATGACAGCATTAGCTGCCTTCTTAGCTGCATCCTGATATGAATCAGCTTCCCTCCCTGCATCAtatccagcagctcctcctgctaTTCCTCCTACTACTCCTCCTGCTGCCATCAAGGCTCCAGTAGCGACCCCCAGCACTTTATCTCCATTCACTGCTGAGACGACTCCCTTTGCTAGTTTAAAATAGTTCACTTTATGTAAATCTGAATAGTTGTTCACAGATGAGATATCTACTCCCATCGTCATTGCTGCACCAAATAAAGCTCCTAATATTACTCCTGCTGCAGTTCCTGTGAGTTGGATCAAAAGCCTGTCAAGCACATTGGTTTTAGCCTGTTGTCTGATCTCTCCCGGTGATTTGTTTCCTGCTGACAGTTGCAGACGCCactcctccatctttctttgcTCATTCACTTCTTGCAGTATCTCATTGGTGTAGTAGCCCCCATTATTTCCCATCACCATCTTGTCTATTGTGCTCAGAAGCTCTTCTGTCTGGAACTGGTTGTTCCTGTAGCTGTTCTTGTTACTGTTATTCCAGTATCTGTTATCGAAGACGTGACACCGGCCACCGCACTTCTGCACCAGATCGCTCAGATTCTTATTCTGACTGACAAACTCCTGAATTTTCTCCCCTTCCAGAAGCTGGTTACCATGAGTGAAGACGATTACGACATATTTCAGAGCTTCGTCAGAGAAGTTATGAAGTATTTTAGTGACGGTGGCCTGTTCCTGCTCAGTGAATCTTTCTACTTTAAGCACAATGAGAAAAGCATGAAACCCAGGGGCGGACTGTACGATGCACCTCGTTATCTCAGCCTTCATGTCCACCTCAGACTGGTCCGTATCAAAAAAACCAGGAGTGTCGATCAAAGTGATGCTTCTTCCATTTACAGGTCTGGTTTCTTCTTGACATTTAATTGTTCTAGACCTGGAAGAGTAGCTTGTTGCAAACAATTCCTCGACCCCAAACAGACTGTTACCAAGGGTGCTTTTCCCAGATCCAGTTTTTCCCAGCAAGAGGATTCTCAGTGAACCCGTCGCTGGAGGAGAATAGTGAAGATGACAGTGAGTaagaataacacaaacaaacgtACTCGTATCTGTAACATGGATACAATGATCATTTAGTTTTATGGAAATAAGAGAAACGATCAAGTCAGATATTTTGAAAACATGTTATTCGTCTACAGCACAGTGACTAATTACAAGGTAAGAGTATCAGGGTCACTCAAACACTGAGATTTAGAGAATAAAGTCTTTATATAACAAGAATGTTCGGGAGTGTCTCTGATTACATCTGCGTGACATTCACGGGTTTGGTAAAAACAAGGAGACTGATCCACAAGAAGTGAAACTCAAGCGAACTCAGgttctctttctctttaaaaactattttcatctttattctcCTAATATTGAGactttttcttattattataataacttCTATTCTTCTAATATCATAACTTTCTTCCTCATTTAACGACGACATTTCATTAATGTTAGCTTTAGTTACCAGAAAAGAACTGTGGGTGCTGTGAGACATGATTTCTACTCACCTTCATCTGGTTGATGCATATTCTTTATGAATCCGTTGAAGACCTGTGGAAACAAGGAGCGGCGGTTACAGTTCATATCTGACGCTGAGAAGATGCGCTGATGTTTCATAGTGAACATGTGAATTTCACCTGCTgctttcacagaaaaaaatctaaatcaggaaaagacattttatgGCACATTGCATCTCTTACCTCACGAGCCTTAGTGTCAGTGGGGTGGATGGCGATTCGAACCAGGAGCGGCGCTGTACCAGCTCGGTTCTGTTTAAAGTCATGGACCTCCTCCAGTAGAACCCTGGCAACCACTCTGTGCGGAAAACCCAAGGCAAGCCCCGCCCCGAGcacagggagagccacagatcCAAACCCTCGGTTCTCGCAGGAAGTTAGGATTTTGTAGATGCCCAGTCTCAGAACCTGCGAAAGGTCAGAATTCAACGATACTTCATGGCGGCATGTAGCAAGAGCTGGATTATGGTGAAGAAAGGTGGAAAGCACAAATGAAAACCACTGTTTCACCTGGACTGCAGTTCCCTCTTCGTCATCATCCCAGGGAACCAGGTTGAGGAAGAAGACTGCTTTAGATTGAAGTCCAGTGACACCCTCCACCAGAACCGCATCACCGGCCATAGATTCTTCTCCTTGTTCATTTATAAACAGAGGAATCAAATTAGACTGGTAGCCCCCTATGCTGGACAAAGTGTTGCCAACAGCTGTAGACAGAGGATCGTATCCAACCATGGGAGACACCAGGGCATCCACCTACGAGGGAAGCAGAAGATGAAGGGATTGTACGTCCTTGTTATCtctaatttatatttatctagGTTCTTCGTTCTCTCACAAACTGACAGCTGCAGTATTCACAAGTAAATGACTCTCTTTAACAATTTATAAAGTTTCTAACCTGCTGGGTTTCAATAGTTCCCTGAACAGCCTCAACATGGACATTGTCTCCAGTGGCTCCAGCAGTGGCTTCACTTGCCAAATGTTGGGAAGCTGCATCCATCTGGAACCCTAAATCGTGCTGTGTAGTGTTTCCGGGACTTATCCCTTGTAGAAGTCTGCCGCATGCTTTCTGCATGGCCCTCACCACCTCTGCTCTGTTATCTATCAGGATCACTGTGCTCAGACTTCGTCCGCCCTGAGTGCAAAACTGTTTCACAGCGGACACAATAGCCTCAGAGCACCCGTTCACCAACACACCTAACAGACCCGGGCTGATACAGGGCATGGCTATAGACTTGAGCTCCATC
It contains:
- the ltb4r2a gene encoding leukotriene B4 receptor 2a gives rise to the protein MAQNYSLNNSLVNNTTDKSILDSSTGTTMGALILSLTFVLGFPGNVFVIWSILARARKQSITTLLILNLAIADGSLMALTPFFIIYLVLKNWVFTEVMCKIVFYLCLANMYASIHLIMLMSLYRLVAIVWPVRISAITGRRTTVRMLAVVWLLVIVASVPAMIYRRVEKSGNKKVCDSYHLYDSETVMQYMLELVLGCFIPYGVILFSYICILRRIRQSKFQRRIRSEKLILAIVLTFCLLWLPYHIINMVQVAWALMKDTEKRKTLHTIWSKSRAVTSSIAFISSSINPILYFFAGKSYIRREGFEFMARLFEGTGIDLSNRKSRQNSHNSREKEKEADAVMLKDKDQDSVTNSSSNAKPGKHGK
- the LOC109643123 gene encoding protein mono-ADP-ribosyltransferase PARP14-like, yielding MEDLYQYPVFFECQSPVPREQRRGIEKHFSLRGRSGGGDCGPLTSVRDNVFSVAFRSLKVQQRVLQRSEHVVECAGETLVLSVRDSPESDASPPIASSTPSHDSTSPVESLQSIPASTPPPGGEEYELRPDTYLLQYLKECPKAGAELEAELASMDCTAQLFPEEGRVLVRRSAQPAAGAESRSLRAEVDKLLDGYHCHFEFEPLKVKALLQSCSSGHTTGDVRVFGEIGMAVVVGKRSQVNSRLKDVEDSTVKCRRSRLSEKQTSTRRFSEAKLRLLWREIEDGLGRSFPGVKVTRGDAGQVGLEGSVEDILEAGDWISDKQNLVLERRVPNMSPRLLAFVRKAYGGPGELRDFLGAGDEVEIELRDTELRFFSLSPDKLDDPVNEMQKKFKEIKIDLPINAAASSELWEKLKSKTNEMNRGQCRVQAVCCSDSRVCLLGHTREFEELNETVKEFILQNAINLPFPELAQELQEFLTLHGFDLSDVTFHPLTLSSGCMLVMEGPSSKVTEIRNLLGPFLDSLVQDTTDLMAFLNLRVGNQTSASSGLCDGLQVVVCQVDLSEQNADALVDAAHEDLQNPGDVDAAAGKTGGPEVQRERVVLVKQAWKVPTGDVMAATAGDLHFAGSRETSLLEKTVQFTLNVAERMELKSIAMPCISPGLLGVLVNGCSEAIVSAVKQFCTQGGRSLSTVILIDNRAEVVRAMQKACGRLLQGISPGNTTQHDLGFQMDAASQHLASEATAGATGDNVHVEAVQGTIETQQVDALVSPMVGYDPLSTAVGNTLSSIGGYQSNLIPLFINEQGEESMAGDAVLVEGVTGLQSKAVFFLNLVPWDDDEEGTAVQVLRLGIYKILTSCENRGFGSVALPVLGAGLALGFPHRVVARVLLEEVHDFKQNRAGTAPLLVRIAIHPTDTKAREVFNGFIKNMHQPDEDTSTFVCVILTHCHLHYSPPATGSLRILLLGKTGSGKSTLGNSLFGVEELFATSYSSRSRTIKCQEETRPVNGRSITLIDTPGFFDTDQSEVDMKAEITRCIVQSAPGFHAFLIVLKVERFTEQEQATVTKILHNFSDEALKYVVIVFTHGNQLLEGEKIQEFVSQNKNLSDLVQKCGGRCHVFDNRYWNNSNKNSYRNNQFQTEELLSTIDKMVMGNNGGYYTNEILQEVNEQRKMEEWRLQLSAGNKSPGEIRQQAKTNVLDRLLIQLTGTAAGVILGALFGAAMTMGVDISSVNNYSDLHKVNYFKLAKGVVSAVNGDKVLGVATGALMAAGGVVGGIAGGAAGYDAGREADSYQDAAKKAANAVIEGSKLLKLK